A stretch of the Massilia varians genome encodes the following:
- a CDS encoding acyltransferase family protein → MVSFPSMHWQARAPLGENAAQSLLISALRGLAALQVAAAHLRAEMYPGLRTLEDPSLAYMGLAFITGFAHQAVVVFFLISGWLVGGSLMNRFGKPQALAHYAIDRVTRLWTVLLPTLLLSLGIGLAIGSAAPGPIDVNPANDFSAAAFAGNLLGLQTVTVPEFGGNYPLWSLAHETWYYIQFPLLLLVIAGGVLRRAAVAAALILLLATLRDMISLYFAVWLLGAAFSRIRIDCGKAFQALLLVLTLALFVYYRMRGNNDDLVPASFVQDLVCSIPFLLLLASFQRPLDKAAPAYVRANRIAVFFSEFSFSLYVVHVPVIYLMRHLGQQLLGRGQLDPNAATDFLWYGILLGALVLAAYLFYLLFERHTVRIRNALKNLLLSPRVKPVRVALSPD, encoded by the coding sequence ATGGTTTCCTTCCCCTCGATGCATTGGCAAGCACGGGCGCCCCTGGGCGAGAACGCGGCGCAGTCGCTCTTGATTTCCGCCTTGCGCGGCCTGGCGGCCCTGCAGGTCGCGGCTGCGCACCTGCGCGCCGAAATGTATCCGGGCCTGCGCACGCTGGAAGACCCGTCGCTTGCCTACATGGGCCTGGCCTTCATTACCGGTTTCGCCCACCAGGCCGTGGTCGTGTTCTTCCTCATCAGCGGCTGGCTGGTTGGCGGCAGCCTGATGAACCGCTTCGGCAAGCCGCAGGCGCTCGCCCACTATGCGATCGACCGTGTGACGCGGCTCTGGACCGTCCTGCTCCCGACCCTGCTGCTGAGCCTGGGCATCGGCCTGGCCATCGGTTCGGCCGCCCCCGGGCCGATCGACGTCAACCCGGCCAACGACTTCTCGGCGGCAGCGTTCGCCGGCAACCTGCTCGGCCTGCAGACCGTCACCGTGCCTGAGTTCGGCGGCAACTATCCGCTGTGGAGCCTGGCGCACGAGACCTGGTACTACATCCAGTTCCCCCTGCTGCTGCTCGTCATTGCCGGCGGCGTCCTGCGCCGCGCCGCCGTGGCCGCCGCCCTGATCCTGCTGCTGGCGACGCTGCGCGACATGATCTCGCTGTACTTCGCCGTCTGGCTGCTCGGCGCCGCCTTCTCGCGCATCCGCATCGACTGCGGCAAGGCCTTCCAGGCGCTGCTGCTGGTGTTGACGCTGGCGCTGTTCGTCTATTACCGGATGCGCGGCAATAACGATGACCTGGTGCCGGCCTCCTTTGTGCAGGACCTCGTCTGCAGCATTCCCTTCCTGCTGCTGCTGGCCTCGTTCCAACGGCCGCTCGACAAGGCAGCGCCGGCCTACGTCCGGGCCAACCGGATTGCCGTGTTCTTCTCGGAGTTCTCGTTCTCGCTCTATGTGGTCCATGTGCCGGTCATCTACCTGATGCGCCACCTCGGACAGCAGCTCCTCGGCCGCGGTCAGCTCGATCCGAACGCCGCCACCGATTTCCTTTGGTATGGCATCCTCCTCGGCGCCCTGGTGCTGGCCGCGTATCTGTTCTACCTGCTGTTCGAACGGCATACGGTCCGCATCCGGAATGCCCTGAAGAACCTGCTCTTGAGCCCGCGCGTGAAACCGGTGCGGGTCGCCTTGTCGCCCGATTGA